A window from Pseudomonas alloputida encodes these proteins:
- a CDS encoding DUF2878 domain-containing protein has product MPNRWLIGNALWLQAGWWVCVLGAERPLLLLLVIPGVAVHLRLCPDINAELKALLRVTFVGCVLDSVLGALGVFGFDAWPLPLWLALLWLVLASGMRHSLAWAGRHWRIGALLGAIGGPLAYVGGARLAGVALPLGALETGLLLMPLWALALPLLARLAARR; this is encoded by the coding sequence ATGCCCAACCGCTGGCTGATCGGCAATGCCCTCTGGCTGCAAGCCGGCTGGTGGGTATGCGTGCTGGGGGCCGAGCGGCCCTTGCTGTTGCTGCTGGTGATTCCGGGCGTGGCAGTGCACCTGCGCCTGTGCCCGGACATCAATGCCGAGCTCAAGGCGCTGTTGCGCGTCACCTTTGTCGGCTGCGTGCTCGACAGCGTGCTGGGAGCGCTGGGGGTGTTCGGTTTCGACGCCTGGCCCCTGCCGCTGTGGCTAGCGCTGCTGTGGTTGGTGCTGGCCAGCGGGATGCGTCACAGCCTGGCATGGGCCGGCAGGCACTGGCGAATCGGCGCACTGCTGGGGGCGATTGGCGGCCCTCTGGCCTATGTAGGCGGCGCCAGGCTGGCAGGTGTTGCCTTGCCATTGGGCGCGCTGGAAACCGGCCTGCTACTGATGCCGTTATGGGCTTTGGCCCTGCCCCTGCTGGCGCGCCTCGCGGCGCGGCGCTGA
- a CDS encoding NAD(P)/FAD-dependent oxidoreductase, producing MRIAIIGSGIAGLTCAHLLSRKHEVTVFEAEQWVGGHTHTLDVVWKGQRHAIDTGFIVFNDWTYPNFIRLLDQLQVPSQPTEMSFSVHDPIAGLEYNGHDLNTLFAQRSNLLSPGFWGMIRDILRFNRQALADLDNQRIDASTTLGDYLQANRYGQRFIDHYIVPMGSAIWSMSRADMLHFPLEFFVRFCRNHGLLSVNQRPQWRVIKGGSRSYVAPLCRPFAERIRLNCKVYRVSRDEGGVTLVSAAGTERFDNVVFACHSDQALALLENPSNQERAVLSAIDYASNDVVLHTDTRLLPRRQLAWASWNYRLGGPERAPAALTYNMNILQGIQAPTTFCVSLNQTALIDPAQVIARFQYAHPQYSVAASAAQACQEQLQGQQHSYFCGAYWGNGFHEDGVVSALKVAAHFGEQL from the coding sequence ATGCGTATAGCAATCATCGGCAGTGGCATCGCGGGGCTGACCTGCGCCCATTTGCTGTCACGCAAGCACGAAGTCACGGTTTTCGAGGCCGAGCAATGGGTCGGGGGCCACACGCACACCCTTGATGTGGTCTGGAAAGGCCAGCGCCATGCAATAGATACCGGTTTCATCGTCTTCAACGACTGGACGTACCCGAACTTCATCCGCTTGCTCGACCAGCTTCAGGTGCCATCACAGCCGACCGAGATGAGCTTTTCCGTGCATGACCCGATTGCGGGCCTGGAATATAACGGCCACGACCTGAACACCCTGTTCGCCCAACGCAGCAACCTGCTGTCCCCAGGGTTCTGGGGGATGATCCGGGACATTCTGCGTTTCAACCGTCAGGCACTGGCCGACCTGGACAACCAGCGTATCGATGCCAGCACCACGCTGGGCGACTACCTTCAAGCGAACCGCTATGGGCAACGCTTCATCGATCATTACATCGTACCGATGGGGTCGGCGATCTGGTCGATGTCTCGCGCAGACATGCTCCACTTCCCGCTTGAGTTCTTCGTGCGCTTCTGCCGCAACCACGGCTTGCTGTCGGTCAACCAACGTCCACAGTGGCGGGTGATCAAAGGCGGCTCGCGCAGCTATGTCGCACCGCTGTGCCGGCCGTTCGCTGAGCGCATCCGCCTCAACTGCAAGGTTTACCGAGTCAGCCGCGACGAAGGTGGCGTCACCCTCGTGAGCGCGGCCGGCACCGAGCGCTTCGACAATGTGGTGTTCGCTTGCCACAGCGATCAGGCCCTGGCACTGCTGGAGAACCCCAGCAACCAGGAGCGCGCCGTACTCAGCGCCATCGATTACGCCAGCAACGACGTGGTGCTGCATACCGATACCCGTCTGCTGCCACGCCGCCAGCTCGCCTGGGCCAGCTGGAACTACCGCCTGGGCGGCCCCGAGCGGGCTCCCGCCGCGCTGACCTACAACATGAACATTCTGCAAGGTATCCAGGCACCGACAACCTTCTGCGTGAGCCTCAACCAGACCGCACTGATAGACCCGGCGCAGGTGATCGCCCGCTTCCAGTACGCCCATCCCCAGTACAGCGTTGCAGCGTCCGCCGCGCAAGCGTGCCAGGAGCAACTGCAAGGGCAACAGCACAGTTACTTCTGCGGCGCCTACTGGGGCAATGGCTTTCATGAAGACGGGGTGGTCAGCGCACTGAAGGTGGCCGCGCACTTCGGAGAGCAACTGTGA
- a CDS encoding DUF2256 domain-containing protein: MKKSLLPSKVCVVCGRPFTWRKRWARCWEQVRYCSERCRRSAPRREARQQGQGQSP, encoded by the coding sequence GTGAAAAAGAGCCTTCTGCCCAGCAAGGTTTGCGTGGTGTGTGGCCGGCCGTTCACCTGGCGCAAGCGCTGGGCACGCTGTTGGGAGCAGGTGCGTTACTGCTCCGAGCGATGTCGCCGGTCAGCGCCGCGCCGCGAGGCGCGCCAGCAGGGGCAGGGCCAAAGCCCATAA
- a CDS encoding SAM-dependent methyltransferase, translating into MSNPTLSVSKFAGLAPLLGGLARSAVLAQLSKLRHGHLRLLSHGQQWSFGDADSPLQAEVEILDDATWSLIAGNGSIGAGEAYIHGYWRSPDLALVTRLFVANLEVLDALEGGLARLGRPALRLLHRLNRNDKRGARRNILAHYDLGNALFERLLDPTMMYSAAQFEHPGQTLEQAQLHKLERICQKLELSPDDHLLEIGSGWGSLAIHAATRYGCRVTTTTLSEAQYSHTLERVKALGLGQRVQVLREDYRDLQGTFDKLVSIEMIEAVGHRYLPVYFRQCASLLKPEGLMLLQAITIRDQRYAQAQRSVDFIQRYIFPGGALPSLSVLLDTASRHTGLNLVHMEDFGLDYAHTLRHWRENLRQARTALTDLGYDDMFQRLWEFYLCYCQGGFEERAIGVAHLLWAAPQARRAPLPGGA; encoded by the coding sequence ATGTCAAATCCCACCCTGAGCGTTAGCAAGTTCGCAGGCCTTGCGCCCCTGCTCGGCGGGCTGGCACGAAGCGCCGTGCTCGCCCAGTTGAGCAAGCTGCGTCACGGCCACCTGCGCCTGCTCAGCCACGGGCAGCAGTGGAGTTTCGGTGATGCCGACAGCCCGTTGCAGGCCGAGGTGGAGATCCTCGATGACGCCACCTGGAGCCTGATCGCCGGCAATGGCTCGATCGGAGCTGGCGAAGCCTACATTCACGGCTATTGGCGCAGCCCCGACCTGGCGCTGGTGACCCGCCTGTTCGTCGCCAACCTTGAAGTGCTCGACGCGCTCGAGGGTGGCCTGGCCCGCCTGGGCCGCCCTGCCCTGCGCCTGCTGCACCGGCTCAACCGCAACGACAAGCGCGGCGCCCGGCGCAACATTCTGGCCCACTACGACCTGGGCAATGCCCTGTTCGAGCGGCTGCTGGACCCCACCATGATGTATTCGGCTGCGCAATTCGAACACCCGGGGCAAACACTGGAGCAGGCCCAGTTGCACAAGCTGGAGCGCATCTGCCAGAAGCTCGAACTGAGCCCTGACGATCACCTGCTGGAAATTGGCAGCGGCTGGGGCAGCCTCGCTATCCACGCAGCCACCCGTTACGGCTGCAGGGTCACCACCACGACGCTCTCCGAGGCGCAGTACAGCCATACCCTGGAGCGCGTCAAGGCCTTGGGGCTGGGGCAGCGTGTGCAAGTGCTCCGCGAAGACTACCGCGACCTTCAAGGCACGTTCGACAAACTGGTTTCGATCGAGATGATCGAAGCGGTCGGTCATCGCTACCTGCCGGTGTATTTCCGCCAGTGTGCTTCGCTGCTCAAGCCTGAAGGCCTGATGCTATTGCAGGCGATCACCATCCGCGACCAGCGCTATGCCCAGGCGCAGCGCTCGGTCGACTTTATCCAGCGCTACATCTTCCCCGGTGGCGCCCTGCCTTCGCTGAGCGTGTTGCTCGACACCGCCAGCCGGCACACTGGCCTGAACCTTGTGCACATGGAAGATTTTGGCCTGGACTACGCCCACACCCTGCGACACTGGCGTGAAAACCTGCGTCAGGCACGCACTGCGCTGACGGACCTTGGCTACGACGACATGTTCCAGCGCCTGTGGGAGTTTTACCTCTGCTACTGCCAGGGCGGTTTCGAGGAGCGCGCGATCGGTGTTGCGCACCTGCTCTGGGCAGCACCCCAGGCACGCCGTGCGCCCTTGCCTGGCGGTGCCTGA
- a CDS encoding DUF1365 domain-containing protein, whose translation MNSSLCVGWISHRRLTPRVHAFRYRIGMFYLDLDEQSWLMGLSRWLGRWRLAPLCWRETDYLPALTRQGESLAQAARLLVGQATGHLPEGRVQLLTQLRCWGLSFNPVSFYFCHDRDGCLTAILMEVRNTPWRERFHYVLPVQGNLARPFSVGKAFHVSPFMPLDMDYRLRFFLDTDHVRIQMQNWQGGTKVFEADLALRRKPLDGAALRRYVLNFPWMSLRTVSAIYWQALRLLLKRTPVHDHTTCQGDLALGQPCEDLDDVKSHPER comes from the coding sequence GTGAACAGCAGCCTCTGCGTGGGCTGGATCAGCCACCGACGGCTGACGCCGCGGGTCCACGCGTTCCGCTACCGGATCGGCATGTTCTACCTGGACCTGGACGAACAATCCTGGCTGATGGGCCTGTCACGCTGGCTGGGACGCTGGCGCCTGGCGCCGTTGTGCTGGCGCGAGACCGACTACCTGCCCGCCCTGACCCGCCAAGGTGAATCGCTGGCCCAGGCTGCACGCTTGCTGGTCGGGCAGGCGACGGGGCACCTGCCCGAAGGCCGGGTACAGCTGCTCACGCAACTGAGGTGCTGGGGGCTGTCGTTCAACCCGGTGAGTTTCTATTTCTGCCATGACCGTGACGGGTGCCTGACCGCGATCCTGATGGAAGTGCGCAACACGCCCTGGCGTGAACGCTTTCATTACGTACTCCCGGTGCAAGGCAACCTTGCCAGGCCCTTCAGCGTCGGCAAGGCCTTCCATGTGTCGCCGTTCATGCCGTTGGACATGGACTATCGCCTGCGCTTTTTCCTGGACACGGACCATGTACGCATTCAGATGCAGAACTGGCAAGGCGGCACAAAGGTGTTCGAGGCCGACCTCGCCCTGCGCCGCAAGCCACTCGATGGTGCAGCGCTGCGTCGGTATGTCCTGAACTTCCCATGGATGAGCCTGCGCACCGTCTCGGCCATCTACTGGCAAGCGCTGCGCCTGTTACTCAAACGCACCCCCGTGCATGACCACACCACCTGCCAGGGTGACCTGGCACTCGGCCAACCTTGCGAGGACCTTGATGATGTCAAATCCCACCCTGAGCGTTAG